The following proteins are encoded in a genomic region of Ictalurus punctatus breed USDA103 chromosome 15, Coco_2.0, whole genome shotgun sequence:
- the asgr1a gene encoding C-type lectin domain family 10 member A isoform X2, producing the protein MRDTSATHDDEHDDFDDFDTRDSTAFWRKEGSLSVTAASLGCSRWCVCVFTVLAVLLLAIIISISLTRMQVDRRFSAVESDMKNLSQSLVSLMSKIQHLENHVFTEVDNIQEAVTQLKCRFNALQNNNTQHQCCPSDWQLFFSHCYYFSDNGKSWNEARDTCVNMKAELLILKNKEEKEFVIKNTRPFYYWFGLSDERTGQWEWLDGTLYEMDESEWMPGQPDNWQLHGLGGGEDCAHFHSDGRYNDDHCSRNYRFVCKSHVYTV; encoded by the exons ATGAGAGATACTTCAGCAACACATGATGATGAGCATGATGACTTTGATGACTTTGACACCAGAGACAGCACTGCTTTCTGgaggaaag aggGCTCCCTTAGTGTAACTGCAGCTTCCCTTGGTTGCTCtcgatggtgtgtgtgtgtgttcactgttTTGGCTGTTCTGTTGCTGGCAATCATCATCTCCATTTCTCTAACCa ggatgcAGGTGGATAGGAGGTTCTCAGCTGTAGAAAGTGACATGAAGAATTTGAGTCAGTCTTTAGTGTCACTCATGAGCAAAATACAACATCTGGAGAACCACG tCTTCACTGAGGTAGACAACATACAGGAAGCTGTGACTCAGCTGAAATGTCGTTTCAACGCTCTCCAAAATAATA acACCCAGCATCAGTGTTGTCCATCAGATTGGCAGCTTTTCTTTTCccactgttattatttttctgaTAATGGAAAGTCATGGAATGAAGCTCGAGATACGTGTGTGAACATGAAAGCAGAACTACTGATCCTGAAGAACAAAGAGGAGAAG gagtttgTAATAAAGAACACCAGGCCTTTTTATTACTGGTTTGGTCTGAGTGATGAGAGAACGGGACAGTGGGAGTGGCTGGATGGAACACTGTACGAGATGGATGAGAG tgaatGGATGCCAGGTCAGCCTGATAATTGGCAATTACATGGTCTGGGTGGAGGAGAAGACTGTGCTCACTTCCACAGCGATGGACGATATAATGATGATCACTGCTCCCGAAATTACCGTTTTGTCTGTAAATCACATGTATACAcagtgtga
- the asgr1a gene encoding asialoglycoprotein receptor 1 isoform X3: MRDTSATHDDEHDDFDDFDTRDSTAFWRKGMQVDRRFSAVESDMKNLSQSLVSLMSKIQHLENHGAEVVRGVNGLRLSLNSLQTQAQDFFTEVDNIQEAVTQLKCRFNALQNNNTQHQCCPSDWQLFFSHCYYFSDNGKSWNEARDTCVNMKAELLILKNKEEKEFVIKNTRPFYYWFGLSDERTGQWEWLDGTLYEMDESEWMPGQPDNWQLHGLGGGEDCAHFHSDGRYNDDHCSRNYRFVCKSHVYTV; the protein is encoded by the exons ATGAGAGATACTTCAGCAACACATGATGATGAGCATGATGACTTTGATGACTTTGACACCAGAGACAGCACTGCTTTCTGgaggaaag ggatgcAGGTGGATAGGAGGTTCTCAGCTGTAGAAAGTGACATGAAGAATTTGAGTCAGTCTTTAGTGTCACTCATGAGCAAAATACAACATCTGGAGAACCACG gtgcCGAGGTTGTTCGGGGTGTTAATGGACTGAGACTCAGTTTGAATAGTCTGCAAACCCAGGCTCAAGACT tCTTCACTGAGGTAGACAACATACAGGAAGCTGTGACTCAGCTGAAATGTCGTTTCAACGCTCTCCAAAATAATA acACCCAGCATCAGTGTTGTCCATCAGATTGGCAGCTTTTCTTTTCccactgttattatttttctgaTAATGGAAAGTCATGGAATGAAGCTCGAGATACGTGTGTGAACATGAAAGCAGAACTACTGATCCTGAAGAACAAAGAGGAGAAG gagtttgTAATAAAGAACACCAGGCCTTTTTATTACTGGTTTGGTCTGAGTGATGAGAGAACGGGACAGTGGGAGTGGCTGGATGGAACACTGTACGAGATGGATGAGAG tgaatGGATGCCAGGTCAGCCTGATAATTGGCAATTACATGGTCTGGGTGGAGGAGAAGACTGTGCTCACTTCCACAGCGATGGACGATATAATGATGATCACTGCTCCCGAAATTACCGTTTTGTCTGTAAATCACATGTATACAcagtgtga
- the asgr1a gene encoding asialoglycoprotein receptor 1 isoform X4, translating into MRDTSATHDDEHDDFDDFDTRDSTAFWRKGMQVDRRFSAVESDMKNLSQSLVSLMSKIQHLENHVFTEVDNIQEAVTQLKCRFNALQNNNTQHQCCPSDWQLFFSHCYYFSDNGKSWNEARDTCVNMKAELLILKNKEEKEFVIKNTRPFYYWFGLSDERTGQWEWLDGTLYEMDESEWMPGQPDNWQLHGLGGGEDCAHFHSDGRYNDDHCSRNYRFVCKSHVYTV; encoded by the exons ATGAGAGATACTTCAGCAACACATGATGATGAGCATGATGACTTTGATGACTTTGACACCAGAGACAGCACTGCTTTCTGgaggaaag ggatgcAGGTGGATAGGAGGTTCTCAGCTGTAGAAAGTGACATGAAGAATTTGAGTCAGTCTTTAGTGTCACTCATGAGCAAAATACAACATCTGGAGAACCACG tCTTCACTGAGGTAGACAACATACAGGAAGCTGTGACTCAGCTGAAATGTCGTTTCAACGCTCTCCAAAATAATA acACCCAGCATCAGTGTTGTCCATCAGATTGGCAGCTTTTCTTTTCccactgttattatttttctgaTAATGGAAAGTCATGGAATGAAGCTCGAGATACGTGTGTGAACATGAAAGCAGAACTACTGATCCTGAAGAACAAAGAGGAGAAG gagtttgTAATAAAGAACACCAGGCCTTTTTATTACTGGTTTGGTCTGAGTGATGAGAGAACGGGACAGTGGGAGTGGCTGGATGGAACACTGTACGAGATGGATGAGAG tgaatGGATGCCAGGTCAGCCTGATAATTGGCAATTACATGGTCTGGGTGGAGGAGAAGACTGTGCTCACTTCCACAGCGATGGACGATATAATGATGATCACTGCTCCCGAAATTACCGTTTTGTCTGTAAATCACATGTATACAcagtgtga
- the plod3 gene encoding multifunctional procollagen lysine hydroxylase and glycosyltransferase LH3: MEVRFLPVFIFLLLQSVTEGARAKTDDLLVITAATDETDGFRRFMRTAREFNYTVKVLGLGEEWRGGDVAKTVGGGQKVRWLKKEMQKYKDKQDMIILFVDSYDVILASGPDELLMKFSRFNHRVVFSAEGFCWPDQRLASKYPTVHTGKRYLNSGGFIGYAPEMYAIVQQWKHKDNDDDQLYYTRIYLDKEQRTKFNITLDHKSRIFQNLNGAIEEVVLKFEKSRVRARNVAYDTLPVVIHGNGPTKLQLNYLGNYVPTAWTYEQGCGVCDDDLLYFNDVPNEEMPQVLIAVFIEQPTPFIEEFLERLTTINYPHTRLRLFLHNNVVYHEQHVQRFWNRHRSLFPNARIVGPEENLKHDQARTMAVEVCKSDPACDYYFSIDSDVALINPDILRILIEENKPVIAPMLSRHGKLWSNFWGALSPEGFYSRSEDYIDIVQGKRVGVWNVPYITQVYLIRGEVLRTRLFHVSLYQEDGLDPDMVFCRAVRDQGVFMFLSNRDEFGRLISTNNYNISRLHPDMWQIFDNPMDWREKYVHKDYSQIFEDGVDVVEQPCPDVYWFPAFSDKMCDDLVETMEHFGQWSGGKHNDERLTGGYENVPTVDIHMNQIQFEKEWLKFLIDYIAPVTEKLYPGYYAKAKAVMNFVVRYRPDEQPSLRPHHDSSTFTINIALNSKGKDYEGGGCRFLRYDCRIEAPRKGWSLMHPGRLTHYHEGLPTTKGTRYIMVSFVDP; encoded by the exons ATGGAGGTCCGGTTCCTTCCGGTGTTCATCTTTCTGCTGCTGCAGTCGGTAACGGAAGGAGCTCGAGCTAAAACAG atGATCTGTTGGTGATCACCGCTGCCACTGATGAAACAGATGGCTTTAGGAGATTCATGAGAACGGCACGAGAATTCAACTACACTGTGAAG gtgctggGTCTGGGTGAAGAATGGAGAGGAGGTGATGTTGCTAAAACTGTTGGAGGAGGACAGAAGGTTCGCTGGCTGAAGAAGGAAATGCAAAAATATAAAGATAAGCAGGACATGATCATCCTCTTCGTGGACAG TTACGATGTCATCCTGGCGTCTGGTCCTGACGAGCTGCTGATGAAGTTTTCTCGCTTTAACCATCGTGTTGTTTTCTCTGCTGAGGGATTCTGCTGGCCCGATCAGCGCCTTGCTTCCAAATATCCTACAGTACACACCGGCAAACGCTACCTGAACTccggag gttttATTGGATATGCTCCAGAGATGTACGCTATAGTTCAGCAGTGGAAACACAAAGATAACGATGATGACCAGCTCTACTACACACGCATCTACCTGGACAAGGAgcagagg aCGAAGTTTAACATAACGTTGGATCATAAATCACGGATATTCCAGAATCTTAATGGTGCAATTG aggaaGTTGTTTTGAAGTTTGAGAAATCTCGAGTTAGAGCTCGAAATGTCGCTTACGACACCCTTCCTGTTGTTATCCATGGCAACGGCCCAACTAAG CTGCAGTTGAACTATCTGGGTAATTACGTGCCAACAGCGTGGACGTATGAGCAaggatgtggtgtgtgtgatgacgaCCTACTGTACTTCAATGACGTACCC aaTGAAGAGATGCCACAGGTTCTCATTGCTGTGTTTATCGAACAGCCAACACCATTTATTGAGGAATTTCTGGAGCGACTGACAACAATAAACTACCCACACACACGCCTGAGATTGTTCCTGCACAACAAT gtGGTGTATCATGAGCAGCATGTGCAGCGGTTCTGGAATCGGCATCGTTCTCTGTTCCCTAATGCTCGTATTGTTGGGCCTGAAGAGAACCTAAAACACGACCAGGCCAGAACTATGGCAgt ggaggTGTGCAAGAGCGATCCTGCCTGTGATTACTATTTCAGCATTGACAGTGATGTGGCTTTGATCAACCCAGACATTCTGCGCATCCTCATCGAAGAGAACAA GCCTGTTATTGCCCCGATGCTGTCTCGTCACGGTAAACTCTGGTCTAATTTCTGGGGAGCTCTGAGTCCTGAAGGTTTTTATTCTCGCTCTGAAGATTACATCGATATCGTACAGGGAAAAAGAGT tggagTGTGGAATGTTCCGTATATAACTCAGGTTTATTTGATACGTGGTGAAGTTCTCCGTACTCGTCTTTTCCACGTATCTCTCTACCAGGAGGATGGTTTGGACCCAGATATGGTGTTCTGCAGAGCAGTTCGggaccag ggtGTGTTTATGTTCCTGTCCAATAGGGATGAGTTCGGCCGACTGATCTCAACCAACAACTACAACATCAGCAGGCTGCATCCAGACATGTGGCAGATATTTGACAACCCcatg gattggAGGGAGAAGTATGTCCATAAGGATTACTCTCAGATCTTTGAGGATGGCGTGGATGTGGTGGAACAGCCGTGTCCAGATGTTTACTGGTTTCCTGCATTTTCAGACAAAATGTGTGACGATCTGGTGGAGACCATGGAGCACTTCGGCCAGTGGTCCGGGGGCAAACATAAT gatgaGCGGTTAACAGGTGGATATGAAAATGTTCCCACTGTCGATATTCACATGAATCAGATACAGTTTGAGAAAGAGTGGCTCAAATTCCTGATAGATTACATCGCTCCTGTAACTGAGAAACTTTACCCAGGATATTATgcaaag GCTAAAGCTGTGATGAACTTTGTGGTTCGTTATCGTCCTGATGAACAACCTTCACTCCGCCCACATCACGACTCATCAACTTTCACCATCAACATTGCTCTGAACAGCAAGGGGAAAGACTacgaa ggagGGGGCTGCAGGTTCCTGCGTTATGACTGCAGAATTGAAGCACCAAGAAAAGGCTGGTCTTTAATGCACCCGGGACGTTTAACACACTACCACGAGGGTCTGCCTACAACCAAGGGCACTCGATACATCATGGTGTCGTTTGTAGACCcctaa
- the asgr1a gene encoding asialoglycoprotein receptor 1 isoform X1: MRDTSATHDDEHDDFDDFDTRDSTAFWRKEGSLSVTAASLGCSRWCVCVFTVLAVLLLAIIISISLTRMQVDRRFSAVESDMKNLSQSLVSLMSKIQHLENHGAEVVRGVNGLRLSLNSLQTQAQDFFTEVDNIQEAVTQLKCRFNALQNNNTQHQCCPSDWQLFFSHCYYFSDNGKSWNEARDTCVNMKAELLILKNKEEKEFVIKNTRPFYYWFGLSDERTGQWEWLDGTLYEMDESEWMPGQPDNWQLHGLGGGEDCAHFHSDGRYNDDHCSRNYRFVCKSHVYTV; the protein is encoded by the exons ATGAGAGATACTTCAGCAACACATGATGATGAGCATGATGACTTTGATGACTTTGACACCAGAGACAGCACTGCTTTCTGgaggaaag aggGCTCCCTTAGTGTAACTGCAGCTTCCCTTGGTTGCTCtcgatggtgtgtgtgtgtgttcactgttTTGGCTGTTCTGTTGCTGGCAATCATCATCTCCATTTCTCTAACCa ggatgcAGGTGGATAGGAGGTTCTCAGCTGTAGAAAGTGACATGAAGAATTTGAGTCAGTCTTTAGTGTCACTCATGAGCAAAATACAACATCTGGAGAACCACG gtgcCGAGGTTGTTCGGGGTGTTAATGGACTGAGACTCAGTTTGAATAGTCTGCAAACCCAGGCTCAAGACT tCTTCACTGAGGTAGACAACATACAGGAAGCTGTGACTCAGCTGAAATGTCGTTTCAACGCTCTCCAAAATAATA acACCCAGCATCAGTGTTGTCCATCAGATTGGCAGCTTTTCTTTTCccactgttattatttttctgaTAATGGAAAGTCATGGAATGAAGCTCGAGATACGTGTGTGAACATGAAAGCAGAACTACTGATCCTGAAGAACAAAGAGGAGAAG gagtttgTAATAAAGAACACCAGGCCTTTTTATTACTGGTTTGGTCTGAGTGATGAGAGAACGGGACAGTGGGAGTGGCTGGATGGAACACTGTACGAGATGGATGAGAG tgaatGGATGCCAGGTCAGCCTGATAATTGGCAATTACATGGTCTGGGTGGAGGAGAAGACTGTGCTCACTTCCACAGCGATGGACGATATAATGATGATCACTGCTCCCGAAATTACCGTTTTGTCTGTAAATCACATGTATACAcagtgtga